The proteins below come from a single Streptomyces sp. SCSIO 75703 genomic window:
- a CDS encoding ABC-F family ATP-binding cassette domain-containing protein, translated as MAVNLVNVENVSKVYGTRALLDGVSLGVSEGDRIGVVGRNGDGKTTMIRMLARLEEPDTGRVTHSGGLRLGVLTQHDSLDPAATVRHEVIGDMADHEWAGDAKVRDVLTGLFGGLDLPGFPQGLDTVIGPLSGGERRRIALAKLLIEEQDLIVLDEPTNHLDVEGIAWLAAHLRERRSALVCVTHDRWFLDQVCTRMWDVQRGVVHEYEGGYSDYVFARAERERIAATEEAKRQNLIRKELAWLRRGAPARTSKPRFRVEAANELIQDVPPPRDSGELMKFASSRLGKTVFDLEDVSVQAGPKVLLKHVTWQLGPGDRIGLVGVNGAGKTSLLRALADAAATGGEAQPAAGTIRVGRTVRLAYLSQEVAELDPAWRVLEAVQAVRERVDLGKGREMTAGQLCETFGFGKEKQWTPVGDLSGGERRRLQLLRLLMDEPNVLFLDEPTNDLDIETLTQLEDVLDGWPGSMIVISHDRFFVERTTDRVFALLGDGALRMLPRGIDEYLERRRRMEEQAAASAPAPAAGPARETAERSAADVRAAKKELQKIERQLDKVSEKESALHARIAEHATDFAKVAELDAELRGLAGQREELELRWLELAEDA; from the coding sequence ATGGCCGTCAATCTGGTCAATGTCGAGAACGTCAGCAAGGTCTACGGCACCCGTGCCCTCCTCGACGGCGTCTCCCTGGGCGTCTCGGAGGGGGACCGCATCGGGGTCGTCGGCCGCAACGGCGACGGCAAGACGACGATGATCCGGATGCTGGCCAGGCTGGAGGAGCCGGACACCGGCCGTGTCACCCACTCCGGGGGCCTCAGGCTCGGCGTGCTCACCCAGCACGACTCCCTCGACCCCGCCGCCACCGTCCGCCACGAGGTCATCGGCGACATGGCCGACCACGAGTGGGCCGGCGACGCCAAGGTCCGCGACGTGCTGACCGGCCTCTTCGGCGGACTGGACCTGCCCGGCTTCCCGCAGGGCCTCGACACGGTCATCGGACCGCTCTCGGGCGGCGAGCGGCGCCGCATCGCGCTCGCCAAGCTGCTCATCGAGGAACAGGACCTCATCGTCCTCGACGAGCCCACCAACCACCTCGACGTCGAGGGCATCGCCTGGCTCGCCGCGCACCTGCGCGAGCGGCGCTCGGCCCTCGTCTGCGTCACCCACGACCGCTGGTTCCTCGACCAGGTCTGCACCCGCATGTGGGACGTGCAGCGCGGCGTCGTCCACGAGTACGAGGGCGGCTACTCCGACTACGTCTTCGCCCGCGCCGAACGCGAGCGCATCGCGGCCACCGAGGAGGCAAAGCGGCAGAACCTGATCCGCAAGGAGCTGGCCTGGCTGCGGCGCGGGGCGCCCGCCCGCACCTCCAAGCCCCGCTTCCGGGTCGAGGCGGCCAACGAGCTGATCCAGGACGTGCCTCCGCCCCGGGACAGCGGCGAGCTGATGAAGTTCGCCTCCTCCCGGCTCGGCAAGACGGTCTTCGACCTGGAGGACGTGAGCGTCCAGGCCGGTCCCAAGGTGCTGCTCAAGCACGTCACCTGGCAGCTCGGCCCCGGCGACCGCATCGGCCTGGTCGGCGTCAACGGCGCCGGCAAGACCTCCCTGCTGCGCGCGCTCGCCGACGCCGCCGCGACCGGGGGCGAGGCACAGCCCGCGGCCGGCACCATCCGCGTCGGCCGGACGGTCCGGCTCGCCTACCTCTCCCAGGAGGTCGCCGAACTCGACCCCGCCTGGCGGGTGCTGGAGGCCGTGCAGGCCGTCCGCGAGCGCGTCGACCTCGGCAAGGGCCGCGAGATGACCGCCGGACAGCTCTGCGAGACCTTCGGCTTCGGCAAGGAGAAGCAGTGGACGCCGGTCGGCGACCTCTCCGGCGGCGAGCGGCGCCGGCTGCAACTGCTGCGCCTGCTCATGGACGAGCCCAACGTGCTCTTCCTCGACGAGCCCACCAACGACCTCGACATCGAGACCCTGACCCAGCTCGAGGACGTGCTCGACGGCTGGCCCGGCTCGATGATCGTCATCTCGCACGACCGCTTCTTCGTGGAGCGGACCACCGACCGGGTCTTCGCCCTGCTCGGCGACGGCGCGCTCAGGATGCTGCCGCGCGGCATCGACGAGTACCTGGAGCGGCGCCGGCGGATGGAGGAGCAGGCCGCGGCGTCCGCCCCGGCGCCGGCCGCCGGGCCCGCCCGGGAGACCGCGGAGCGGAGCGCCGCCGACGTCCGCGCGGCCAAGAAGGAGCTCCAGAAGATCGAGCGGCAGCTCGACAAGGTCTCCGAGAAGGAGAGCGCGCTGCACGCCCGGATCGCCGAGCACGCCACCGATTTCGCCAAGGTCGCCGAACTCGACGCGGAGCTGCGCGGGTTGGCCGGGCAGCGCGAGGAGCTGGAGCTGCGCTGGCTGGAATTGGCCGAGGACGCCTGA
- a CDS encoding PQQ-binding-like beta-propeller repeat protein — MTQPPSQPPSGGFGAPQDPPPSGGFGPPQTPPAPPPSGGFGAPAPPPPQGPPQTPPPPAGPPQPGYGYPQQPGPYAPGPYGQPQQPGPYGQPGWGHPQPPAPGAPPPGGSRNPFKGRPALAIGAAAVGLAVIGGTVWAVTGNGGDSPEKKPVAQQSEAPEPSASGGAPVDTGDGRGDGDDGAEDLNEGRQAGESKVLWYKEAPDAPGSGAEAPGMWITGKAAVKAAYKQVLAYDVADGKPAWEPVSFPEKICAVTPEKTAADKIVVAYMSGSSSRAKCNQLQEIDLATGEKGWSQKVADGELFDSALSIELTLSGDTLMVGRSQSGTAYDVTSGDKLYDKKRYDDSCFPAGFAGAEGSLVQVASCGAGGDNAHDELQGLDPKTGKVRWTYKYDKGWRVSRAYSVSPLVVYATHEDKKVWNIAAFTSGGRVQSQVAVDEEFAPDCGWAILERDLQGCSGVVVADDTLYLPTKAATGANEVVAIGLGDGKEKWRVKSPVAQNMTPLKAEGGKLVAYVRPSYDAGGQVVAIATGSGDHKPAKLLQNPQHTARIENGFYSKDIDWVDGRFYLSTTRLTGNDDAKEKLMLAYGK, encoded by the coding sequence ATGACGCAGCCGCCCAGCCAGCCGCCGTCCGGCGGCTTCGGAGCGCCGCAGGACCCACCGCCGTCCGGAGGCTTCGGCCCGCCGCAGACGCCGCCGGCCCCGCCGCCGTCCGGCGGCTTCGGCGCGCCGGCCCCGCCCCCGCCGCAGGGTCCGCCCCAGACGCCGCCGCCCCCGGCGGGCCCGCCGCAGCCCGGGTACGGGTACCCGCAGCAGCCCGGCCCGTACGCCCCCGGCCCCTACGGACAGCCCCAGCAGCCGGGCCCCTACGGGCAGCCCGGGTGGGGCCATCCGCAGCCGCCGGCCCCCGGTGCCCCGCCGCCCGGCGGGTCCCGCAACCCGTTCAAGGGCAGGCCGGCGCTGGCGATAGGCGCCGCCGCCGTGGGCCTGGCAGTGATCGGCGGCACCGTGTGGGCGGTCACCGGCAACGGGGGCGACAGCCCGGAGAAGAAGCCGGTCGCCCAGCAGAGCGAGGCACCCGAGCCCTCCGCCTCCGGCGGCGCCCCCGTCGACACGGGGGACGGCCGCGGCGACGGCGACGACGGGGCCGAGGACCTCAACGAGGGCCGCCAGGCCGGCGAGTCCAAGGTGCTCTGGTACAAGGAGGCGCCGGACGCGCCCGGTTCGGGCGCCGAGGCCCCCGGGATGTGGATCACCGGCAAGGCCGCGGTGAAGGCCGCGTACAAGCAGGTCCTCGCGTACGACGTGGCCGACGGCAAGCCCGCCTGGGAGCCGGTCTCCTTCCCGGAGAAGATCTGCGCGGTCACCCCGGAGAAGACCGCCGCCGACAAGATCGTCGTCGCCTACATGAGCGGCTCCAGCAGCCGCGCCAAGTGCAACCAGCTCCAGGAGATCGACCTCGCCACCGGCGAGAAGGGCTGGTCGCAGAAGGTCGCCGACGGCGAGCTGTTCGACTCGGCCCTCTCCATCGAACTCACCCTGAGCGGCGACACCCTGATGGTGGGCCGCTCGCAGTCCGGCACCGCCTACGACGTCACCAGCGGCGACAAGCTCTACGACAAGAAGCGGTACGACGACTCCTGCTTCCCCGCCGGGTTCGCCGGCGCCGAGGGCTCGCTGGTCCAGGTCGCCTCCTGCGGCGCCGGCGGCGACAACGCGCACGACGAGCTCCAGGGCCTCGACCCGAAGACCGGCAAGGTCCGGTGGACCTACAAGTACGACAAGGGCTGGCGGGTGAGCCGCGCCTACTCGGTCAGCCCGCTCGTCGTCTACGCCACCCACGAGGACAAGAAGGTCTGGAACATCGCCGCCTTCACCTCGGGCGGCCGGGTCCAGTCCCAGGTCGCGGTCGACGAGGAGTTCGCCCCCGACTGCGGCTGGGCGATCCTCGAACGCGACCTGCAGGGCTGCTCCGGCGTGGTCGTCGCGGACGACACCCTCTACCTGCCGACCAAGGCGGCCACCGGCGCCAACGAGGTCGTCGCGATCGGCCTCGGCGACGGCAAGGAGAAGTGGCGGGTGAAGTCCCCCGTCGCGCAGAACATGACCCCGCTCAAGGCCGAGGGCGGCAAGCTCGTCGCCTACGTGCGCCCCTCCTACGACGCCGGCGGCCAGGTCGTGGCCATCGCCACGGGCTCCGGTGACCACAAGCCCGCGAAGCTGCTCCAGAACCCGCAGCACACGGCCCGTATCGAGAACGGCTTCTACTCCAAGGACATCGACTGGGTCGACGGGCGCTTCTACCTCTCCACCACCCGCCTCACCGGGAACGACGACGCCAAGGAGAAGCTGATGCTGGCCTACGGCAAGTAG
- a CDS encoding PQQ-binding-like beta-propeller repeat protein, translated as MTQPPPPPHQPPPEGGFGPPRDQPPAQPPTPPAGSPPSLDKKPEPQAPAPPASPPPAPAGPPVPPAGPPQPGYGYPQTPPQPQPGYGYPGPPSPYGPPQPGSYGGQPPTVPGHGYPQQAATMPMQSPAAPTGGNRKARNTQLAIIVSAVVAIGLIIGGGVWYSGRDGGGKDTTATGDTGGGTNAKGGADASGGSAGGKEKAPSDPSAKVLFQVPSPAVSKEDSTIVVTGSWLTDKVYAKSGVAEVVGYDPVKGSKLWTLPLAGPVCAASPHTSDDGKAVVVHQPAMPTKTERSHGCSQVAVIDLDTGKEVWNKSAKAGDRPINFSNVTVSGGTVAAGSTSGGVAWDLAKGTVLWSPKPTDSCYDAGYGGGAKLVAVRKCGSYSARQLHIQTLDATSGKVVSEYKMSKGIEYAGIVSTDPLVVAADVGDSAGDGSGISDFFSIDNKTGELRTRISAPGAEFAARCDTITKIEHCTGLAVGEDRLYIPTEEHEGDGKGYSRTNEVVAFDLASGKQTGQRADAGEGYTIIPLRMDGANVIAYKRPPYDKGGQVVSIDGASFEQTTLLENPATESVRDAETSMSPDYAEFLYSDGRLYMSQVFASSRSGGSGREYLAIAFGTGG; from the coding sequence ATGACCCAGCCGCCTCCGCCGCCCCACCAGCCCCCGCCGGAGGGCGGGTTCGGCCCGCCGCGGGACCAGCCGCCCGCGCAGCCGCCGACGCCGCCCGCGGGGAGCCCGCCGAGCCTCGACAAGAAGCCGGAGCCGCAGGCACCGGCCCCGCCCGCCTCGCCGCCGCCGGCCCCGGCCGGGCCCCCGGTCCCGCCGGCCGGCCCGCCGCAGCCCGGGTACGGGTACCCGCAGACCCCGCCGCAGCCCCAGCCGGGCTACGGCTACCCCGGCCCGCCGAGCCCCTACGGCCCGCCGCAGCCCGGCTCGTACGGAGGGCAGCCGCCCACCGTGCCCGGTCACGGCTATCCGCAGCAGGCGGCGACCATGCCGATGCAGTCCCCGGCGGCCCCCACGGGCGGCAACCGCAAGGCGCGCAACACCCAGTTGGCCATCATCGTCTCCGCGGTCGTGGCCATCGGGCTCATCATCGGCGGCGGCGTCTGGTACTCCGGCAGGGACGGCGGCGGCAAGGACACCACCGCCACCGGCGACACCGGCGGCGGCACCAACGCCAAGGGCGGCGCCGACGCCTCCGGCGGCAGCGCCGGGGGGAAGGAGAAGGCGCCCTCCGACCCCTCCGCGAAGGTCCTCTTCCAGGTGCCGTCCCCCGCCGTCAGCAAGGAGGACAGCACCATCGTCGTCACCGGCTCCTGGCTCACCGACAAGGTGTACGCCAAGAGCGGTGTCGCCGAGGTCGTGGGCTACGACCCGGTCAAGGGCAGCAAGCTGTGGACGCTCCCGCTCGCCGGGCCCGTGTGCGCCGCGAGCCCGCACACCAGCGACGACGGCAAGGCCGTCGTCGTCCACCAGCCCGCCATGCCCACCAAGACCGAGCGCTCCCACGGGTGCAGCCAGGTCGCCGTGATCGACCTCGACACGGGCAAGGAGGTGTGGAACAAGTCCGCCAAGGCCGGTGACCGGCCGATCAACTTCTCCAACGTGACGGTCAGCGGCGGTACCGTCGCCGCCGGCAGCACCAGCGGCGGCGTCGCCTGGGACCTGGCCAAGGGCACCGTCCTGTGGTCCCCCAAGCCCACCGACTCCTGCTACGACGCGGGATACGGCGGCGGTGCCAAGCTGGTCGCGGTCCGCAAGTGCGGCAGCTACAGCGCCCGGCAGCTCCACATCCAGACCCTCGACGCCACGTCCGGCAAGGTGGTCTCGGAGTACAAGATGTCCAAGGGCATCGAGTACGCGGGCATCGTCTCCACCGATCCGCTGGTCGTCGCCGCCGACGTGGGCGACTCCGCCGGCGACGGCAGCGGCATCTCCGACTTCTTCTCCATCGACAACAAGACCGGCGAGCTGCGCACCCGCATCTCCGCGCCGGGTGCCGAGTTCGCCGCCCGCTGCGACACGATCACCAAGATCGAGCACTGCACCGGCCTGGCCGTGGGCGAGGACCGGCTCTACATCCCGACCGAGGAGCACGAGGGCGACGGCAAGGGCTACAGCCGTACCAACGAGGTCGTCGCCTTCGACCTCGCCAGCGGCAAGCAGACCGGCCAGCGCGCCGACGCCGGCGAGGGCTACACGATCATCCCGCTGCGCATGGACGGCGCGAACGTGATCGCGTACAAGCGTCCTCCGTACGACAAGGGCGGGCAGGTCGTCAGCATCGACGGCGCGTCCTTCGAGCAGACCACGCTGCTGGAGAACCCGGCGACCGAGTCGGTCCGGGACGCGGAGACGAGCATGTCCCCCGACTACGCCGAGTTCCTCTACTCCGATGGGCGGCTGTACATGTCCCAGGTGTTCGCCAGCTCACGGTCCGGCGGCTCCGGCCGGGAGTACCTGGCCATCGCCTTCGGCACCGGCGGCTGA
- a CDS encoding LuxR C-terminal-related transcriptional regulator, translating to MGVRLMVVDDHRLLAEALASALKLRGHRVLAAAAPAAGAADLVISRAPEVCLLGTAAPAEPGTFDPVVRIKRERPQVAVLVLGPVPSPRGIAAAFAAGALGYVRHDERIEGVERAIMKARAGEVAVAPALLQGAFGELLNPAAQPDDEGQRLLRMLTPREVEVLVRVADGEDTRVIAAGMGIAPSTARTHVQRVLMKLGVGSRLEAAALAARTGLLDRVAGE from the coding sequence ATGGGTGTGCGGCTCATGGTGGTCGACGATCACCGATTGCTCGCCGAGGCGCTGGCCTCGGCACTGAAACTGCGGGGGCACCGGGTGCTCGCCGCGGCGGCGCCGGCCGCGGGCGCGGCGGATCTGGTGATCAGCCGGGCGCCCGAGGTGTGCCTGCTGGGCACGGCGGCGCCGGCCGAGCCGGGGACCTTCGATCCGGTGGTGCGGATCAAGCGGGAGCGTCCGCAGGTGGCGGTGCTGGTGCTCGGCCCGGTGCCGAGCCCGCGCGGGATCGCCGCGGCCTTCGCCGCCGGGGCCCTGGGGTACGTCCGGCACGACGAGCGGATCGAGGGCGTCGAGCGGGCGATCATGAAGGCGCGGGCCGGGGAGGTGGCGGTGGCTCCGGCGCTGCTCCAGGGCGCGTTCGGGGAACTGCTGAACCCCGCGGCCCAGCCGGACGACGAGGGGCAGCGGCTGCTGCGGATGCTCACGCCGCGGGAGGTGGAGGTGCTGGTCCGCGTCGCCGACGGCGAGGACACCCGGGTGATCGCGGCGGGCATGGGCATCGCGCCGTCGACCGCGCGGACGCACGTGCAGCGGGTGCTGATGAAGCTGGGGGTGGGGTCGCGGCTGGAGGCGGCGGCGCTGGCGGCGCGGACCGGGCTGCTGGACCGGGTGGCGGGGGAGTGA
- a CDS encoding sodium:solute symporter family protein, producing the protein MQTPTDPAVLAAGLRLPTNWLDYTILGIYFVVVLGIGLAARRSVRTSLDFFLSGRSLPAWVTGLAFIAANLGATEILGMAANSAQYGVYTTHWYWIGAIPAMVFLGLVMMPFYYGSKVRSVPEFLLLRFDRAAHLLSSVLFAFAAVLIAGVNLYALAIVVEALLGWPEWVAIVVAGFFVLAYITLGGLSSAIYNEVLQFFVIMAALIPITVLGLKKVGGWDGLSGSLTRSHGADFMTSWGGTGIGSANPLGANWLTIVLGLGFVLSFGYWTTNFAEVQRALSAKNLSAAQRTPLIAAFPKIFIVFLVMIPGLVAAVLVPKIGTAGSDLQYNDAIPYLMQQLLPNGVLGIAVTGLLAAFMAGMAANISSFNTVFTTDIWARYVVPDREDGYYVRFGRLITVIGVLASIGTAFLASSFSNIMAYLQTLFSFFNVPMFVVFIIGMFWKRASMKSGFWGLLAGTTAAMVNYFVVYKQGIIGIPSDQGANFVSAIAGFVAGAVVMVAVSLFTEPKPVTELQGLVYGTRSPGLAEPPAHGDDAWYRKPALLGWGAVVLAAACYIPFSF; encoded by the coding sequence ATGCAAACCCCCACAGATCCGGCCGTCCTGGCCGCCGGGCTTCGACTCCCCACCAACTGGCTCGACTACACGATCCTCGGCATCTACTTCGTCGTGGTCCTCGGCATCGGCCTGGCGGCCCGCCGCTCGGTCCGCACGAGCCTGGACTTCTTCCTGTCCGGCCGCTCCCTGCCCGCGTGGGTCACCGGCCTGGCCTTCATCGCCGCCAACCTGGGCGCCACCGAGATCCTCGGCATGGCCGCCAACAGCGCGCAGTACGGCGTCTACACCACCCACTGGTACTGGATCGGCGCCATCCCCGCGATGGTCTTCCTCGGCCTGGTGATGATGCCCTTCTACTACGGCTCGAAGGTCCGCTCCGTCCCCGAGTTCCTGCTGCTGCGCTTCGACAGGGCGGCGCACCTGCTCAGCTCGGTCCTGTTCGCCTTCGCCGCGGTCCTCATCGCCGGGGTGAACCTCTACGCCCTGGCGATCGTCGTCGAGGCCCTGCTCGGCTGGCCGGAGTGGGTGGCCATCGTGGTCGCCGGCTTCTTCGTCCTCGCCTACATCACCCTGGGCGGCCTCTCCTCGGCGATCTACAACGAGGTGCTCCAGTTCTTCGTGATCATGGCCGCCCTCATCCCCATCACGGTCCTCGGCCTGAAGAAGGTCGGCGGCTGGGACGGGCTCTCCGGCTCCCTCACCCGCTCACACGGCGCGGACTTCATGACCTCGTGGGGCGGCACCGGCATCGGCAGCGCCAACCCGCTGGGCGCCAACTGGCTGACCATCGTGCTCGGCCTCGGCTTCGTGCTCTCCTTCGGCTACTGGACGACGAACTTCGCCGAGGTGCAGCGCGCCCTGTCGGCGAAGAACCTCTCGGCCGCCCAGCGGACGCCGCTGATCGCCGCGTTCCCGAAGATCTTCATCGTCTTCCTGGTGATGATCCCCGGCCTGGTCGCCGCCGTCCTCGTCCCGAAGATCGGCACCGCCGGCTCCGACCTCCAGTACAACGACGCGATCCCCTACCTCATGCAGCAACTGCTGCCCAACGGCGTCCTCGGCATCGCGGTGACCGGTCTGCTGGCCGCCTTCATGGCGGGCATGGCGGCCAACATCTCGTCCTTCAACACCGTCTTCACCACGGACATCTGGGCGAGGTACGTGGTGCCGGACCGGGAGGACGGCTACTACGTGCGCTTCGGCCGCCTGATCACCGTGATCGGCGTCCTCGCCTCCATCGGCACGGCCTTCCTGGCCTCGTCGTTCTCGAACATCATGGCCTACCTCCAGACGCTGTTCTCCTTCTTCAACGTGCCGATGTTCGTGGTCTTCATCATCGGCATGTTCTGGAAGCGGGCGTCCATGAAGTCCGGCTTCTGGGGGCTGCTCGCGGGCACCACGGCCGCGATGGTGAACTACTTCGTCGTCTACAAGCAGGGCATCATCGGCATCCCCTCCGACCAGGGCGCCAACTTCGTCTCCGCCATCGCCGGTTTCGTGGCCGGCGCGGTCGTCATGGTCGCCGTCTCCCTCTTCACCGAGCCCAAGCCGGTCACGGAACTCCAGGGCCTGGTCTACGGCACCCGCTCCCCCGGCCTGGCCGAACCGCCCGCCCACGGCGACGACGCCTGGTACCGCAAGCCGGCCCTGCTGGGCTGGGGCGCGGTCGTCCTGGCCGCCGCCTGCTACATCCCGTTCTCGTTCTGA
- the galT gene encoding galactose-1-phosphate uridylyltransferase produces the protein MKKTSTRLADGRELVYYDLRDDTVRDAADRRPPAPTVTTSEIRADPLRGDRVAIASHRQGRTYHPPADACPLCPSRDGRPSEIPDSSYDVVVFENRFPSLAGDFGRCEVVCFTPDHHASFADLSEPQARLVLDAWTDRTAELSHLPSVTQVFCFENRGPEIGVTLGHPHGQIYAYPFTTPRTARTLRSLAGHKEATGGENLFDAVLAGELAGERIVLEGEHWVAFVPYAAHWPYEAHLYPRRRVPDLLGLDEAARAEFPRVYLELLRRFDRIFGPGEPPTPYIAAWHQAPFGSGVRAAAGAGVSRDDFALHLELFTIRRTSGKLKFLAGSESGMDVFINDVPPERAAERLREVASS, from the coding sequence GTGAAGAAGACCTCGACCCGGCTGGCCGACGGTCGTGAGCTCGTCTACTACGACCTGCGCGACGACACCGTCCGCGACGCGGCCGACCGCCGCCCGCCGGCGCCGACGGTCACCACCTCCGAGATCCGCGCCGACCCGCTCCGCGGCGACCGGGTCGCCATCGCCTCGCACCGCCAGGGCCGCACCTACCACCCGCCCGCCGACGCCTGCCCCCTGTGCCCCTCGCGGGACGGGCGGCCGAGCGAGATCCCCGACTCCTCCTACGACGTGGTGGTCTTCGAGAACCGCTTCCCCTCGCTGGCCGGCGACTTTGGCCGCTGCGAGGTCGTCTGCTTCACCCCCGACCACCACGCCTCCTTCGCCGACCTGAGCGAACCGCAGGCCCGCCTGGTCCTCGACGCCTGGACCGACCGCACCGCGGAGCTGTCCCATCTGCCCTCCGTCACCCAGGTGTTCTGCTTCGAGAACCGCGGCCCCGAGATCGGCGTGACCCTCGGCCACCCGCACGGGCAGATCTACGCCTACCCCTTCACCACCCCGCGCACCGCCCGCACCCTCCGCTCCCTCGCCGGGCACAAGGAGGCGACCGGCGGGGAGAACCTCTTCGACGCGGTCCTCGCCGGGGAACTGGCCGGCGAGCGGATCGTCCTGGAGGGCGAGCACTGGGTGGCCTTCGTGCCGTACGCGGCGCACTGGCCCTACGAGGCGCACCTCTACCCGAGGCGGCGGGTGCCCGACCTGCTCGGGCTGGACGAGGCCGCGCGGGCCGAGTTCCCCCGGGTCTACCTGGAACTGCTGCGGCGCTTCGACCGGATCTTCGGCCCCGGCGAGCCGCCCACCCCGTACATCGCCGCCTGGCACCAGGCCCCCTTCGGGTCCGGCGTGCGGGCCGCGGCGGGGGCCGGGGTGAGCCGCGACGACTTCGCGCTGCACCTCGAGCTTTTTACCATTCGCCGTACGTCCGGCAAGCTGAAGTTCCTCGCGGGCTCCGAATCCGGCATGGACGTCTTCATCAACGACGTGCCACCGGAGCGCGCGGCCGAACGTCTGCGGGAGGTAGCGAGTTCATGA
- the galE gene encoding UDP-glucose 4-epimerase GalE — MSGKYLVTGGAGYVGSVVAQHLLEAGHEVVVLDNLSTGFREGVPAGATFIEGDIRDAAKWLDPSFGGVLHFAAFSQVGESVVKPEKYWDNNVGGTMALLDAMRGAGVRRLVFSSTAATYGEPEQVPIVETAPTRPTNPYGASKLAVDHMITGEAAAHGLGAVSLRYFNVAGAYGEYGERHDPESHLIPLVLQVAQGRREAISVFGDDYPTPDGTCVRDYIHVADLAEAHLLALDAAVPGEHLICNLGNGNGFSVREVVETVRRVTGHPIPEVVAPRRGGDPATLVASAGSAREKLGWRPSRADLTGIVADAWEFAQRRAR; from the coding sequence ATGAGTGGGAAGTACCTGGTCACGGGTGGCGCGGGGTATGTGGGCAGTGTGGTCGCCCAGCACCTGCTGGAGGCCGGCCACGAGGTGGTCGTCCTCGACAACCTGTCGACCGGCTTTCGCGAGGGCGTGCCGGCGGGCGCCACCTTCATCGAGGGCGACATCCGCGACGCCGCGAAGTGGCTCGACCCCTCCTTCGGCGGCGTCCTGCACTTCGCCGCGTTCTCGCAGGTCGGCGAGTCGGTGGTGAAGCCCGAGAAGTACTGGGACAACAACGTCGGCGGCACCATGGCGCTGCTCGACGCGATGCGCGGCGCGGGCGTGCGCCGGCTCGTCTTCTCCTCCACCGCCGCCACCTACGGCGAGCCCGAGCAGGTGCCGATCGTCGAGACCGCCCCCACGCGCCCCACCAACCCCTACGGCGCCTCCAAGCTCGCCGTCGACCACATGATCACCGGCGAGGCGGCGGCCCACGGCCTCGGCGCGGTCTCCCTGCGCTACTTCAACGTCGCCGGCGCCTACGGCGAGTACGGCGAGCGGCACGACCCCGAGTCGCACCTGATCCCGCTGGTCCTCCAGGTCGCCCAGGGCCGCCGCGAGGCGATCTCCGTCTTCGGCGACGACTACCCGACGCCCGACGGCACCTGCGTGCGCGACTACATCCACGTCGCCGACCTGGCCGAGGCCCACCTGCTCGCCCTGGACGCGGCCGTCCCCGGCGAACACCTCATCTGCAACCTGGGCAACGGCAACGGCTTCTCCGTCCGCGAAGTCGTCGAGACCGTACGCCGGGTGACGGGCCACCCGATCCCGGAGGTCGTCGCCCCCCGCCGCGGCGGCGACCCGGCCACCCTGGTGGCGTCGGCCGGCTCGGCCCGCGAGAAGCTGGGCTGGCGCCCGTCCCGCGCGGACCTCACCGGGATCGTCGCGGACGCCTGGGAGTTCGCGCAGCGGCGCGCGAGGTAA